One segment of Massilia sp. Se16.2.3 DNA contains the following:
- the aroE gene encoding shikimate dehydrogenase: MSGAELDRYCVIGNPIAHSKSPEIHPVFAAQTGQRLVYERCLAPLDGFAATVRGLVAQGYKGANVTVPFKLEAAALATHLSARARAAGAVNTLSFIDGAIHGDNTDGPGLVADIVRNAGVALAGKRILLLGAGGAARGILLPFLEQGPESILLANRTVATAEALVANFPGFGTQLAACGFGDITGSFDIVVNATSASLNADLPPVPGTAFTEKTLAVDIMYGDKPTPFMAFSAAQGACTRDGLGMLVEQAAEAFAIWRGVRPETGDVFRKLRH; the protein is encoded by the coding sequence ATGAGTGGCGCCGAGCTCGATCGCTATTGCGTGATCGGCAACCCGATCGCCCACAGCAAGTCGCCCGAGATCCACCCGGTGTTTGCCGCCCAGACCGGCCAGCGGCTCGTCTATGAACGCTGCCTGGCGCCGCTCGACGGCTTCGCCGCTACCGTGCGCGGACTCGTGGCGCAAGGCTACAAGGGCGCCAACGTCACCGTGCCGTTCAAGCTGGAAGCGGCCGCCCTGGCGACGCATTTGTCGGCGCGTGCACGTGCTGCCGGCGCCGTCAACACCCTCAGCTTCATCGATGGCGCCATCCATGGCGACAACACCGACGGCCCCGGGCTGGTGGCCGACATCGTGCGCAACGCCGGCGTGGCGCTGGCAGGCAAGCGCATCCTGCTGCTGGGCGCCGGCGGCGCCGCGCGCGGCATCCTGCTGCCTTTCCTCGAGCAGGGTCCGGAATCGATCCTGCTGGCCAACCGCACCGTCGCCACGGCCGAGGCGCTGGTGGCGAATTTTCCCGGCTTCGGCACGCAGCTGGCGGCCTGCGGCTTCGGGGACATCACGGGCTCTTTCGACATCGTCGTGAATGCGACGTCGGCCAGCCTGAACGCGGACCTGCCGCCCGTGCCAGGCACTGCCTTTACCGAAAAGACACTGGCGGTCGATATCATGTACGGCGACAAGCCGACGCCCTTCATGGCCTTCTCCGCGGCCCAGGGTGCGTGCACCCGTGACGGCCTGGGCATGCTGGTCGAGCAGGCCGCCGAGGCGTTCGCCATCTGGCGCGGCGTGCGGCCGGAGACGGGCGACGTCTTCAGGAAATTACGACACTAA
- the mtgA gene encoding monofunctional biosynthetic peptidoglycan transglycosylase: protein MAKQGNTKSGSGKRRWIKWIFLGPILAFILIQLYFFVQVCWFVHFNPGSTSFMRQQLSELREKNPKAELKHQWVPYERISTNLKRAVVASEDANFADHPGVDFDALERAYERNNRKHKVVGGGSTITQQLAKNLFLSGSKSYLRKGQEMIIAFMLETMMDKRRILEVYLNVVEFGRGVFGAEAAARYYFRTSAANLAPAQAARLAVMLPNPRYYDTHRSTNYLVKRTNLIQRRMRAAELP, encoded by the coding sequence ATGGCAAAACAAGGCAACACCAAGAGCGGGTCAGGCAAGCGCCGCTGGATCAAATGGATCTTCCTGGGCCCGATACTCGCCTTCATCCTGATCCAGCTGTATTTCTTCGTGCAGGTATGCTGGTTCGTCCATTTCAATCCTGGGTCGACCAGTTTCATGCGCCAGCAGCTCTCCGAACTGCGCGAAAAGAATCCGAAGGCCGAACTGAAGCACCAATGGGTGCCCTACGAGCGCATCTCGACCAACCTGAAACGTGCGGTGGTGGCGTCCGAGGATGCGAATTTCGCCGACCATCCGGGTGTCGATTTCGACGCGCTCGAACGTGCCTACGAGCGCAACAACCGCAAGCACAAGGTGGTTGGCGGCGGCTCCACCATCACCCAGCAGCTGGCCAAGAACCTGTTCCTGTCCGGGAGCAAGAGCTACCTGCGCAAGGGGCAGGAAATGATCATCGCCTTCATGCTGGAGACGATGATGGACAAGCGGCGCATCCTCGAGGTCTATCTCAACGTGGTCGAATTCGGCCGCGGCGTGTTCGGCGCCGAAGCGGCCGCGCGCTATTACTTCCGCACCTCGGCTGCCAACCTGGCGCCGGCCCAGGCTGCGCGCCTGGCCGTGATGCTGCCCAACCCGCGCTACTACGATACCCACCGCAGCACGAATTACCTCGTCAAGCGCACGAACCTGATACAGCGCCGCATGCGCGCCGCCGAGTTGCCTTGA
- a CDS encoding TlpA disulfide reductase family protein, whose protein sequence is MNKKKLAAFVAVAIAFGALGAVFGSRTKEATPVTTSIAPTGAAGSGPAHTASTHLYAQTLNDLSGKPQALSQWKGKPLLVNFWATWCGPCVQEMPELSSLANAEGGKRFNVIGIGIDSPDTMREFATKHNIKYPLYVGGMDGTELSRAFGNTNGGLPFTVLIGADGQVRKTYLGKLEFDALRADLAGL, encoded by the coding sequence ATGAACAAGAAGAAGCTGGCCGCTTTCGTGGCTGTGGCAATTGCCTTTGGCGCGCTGGGCGCCGTGTTTGGCAGCAGGACGAAGGAAGCGACGCCGGTGACGACCAGCATCGCGCCAACTGGGGCGGCTGGCTCCGGCCCGGCACACACCGCATCTACTCACTTATATGCGCAGACCCTGAACGATTTATCGGGCAAGCCGCAAGCGCTGTCTCAGTGGAAAGGCAAACCCCTGCTGGTGAACTTCTGGGCGACCTGGTGCGGACCCTGCGTACAGGAAATGCCGGAACTGTCCAGCCTGGCAAACGCGGAAGGCGGCAAGCGGTTTAACGTGATCGGCATCGGCATCGATTCGCCGGACACCATGCGTGAATTTGCCACCAAGCACAATATCAAATACCCGCTGTATGTCGGCGGCATGGACGGTACCGAGCTGTCGCGCGCCTTCGGCAATACGAACGGCGGCCTGCCCTTCACGGTACTCATTGGTGCCGACGGGCAAGTTCGGAAGACCTATCTCGGCAAGCTCGAGTTCGATGCGCTGCGGGCCGACCTGGCGGGCTTGTAG
- the corA gene encoding magnesium/cobalt transporter CorA, protein MINVFVLQNGRLNQVPIASRADLENAAPVWVDLTDPDDDERAWVKTIYGVSLPGEDEVSDIEASARYYEAENGDLHLRTDFLLEEEAGPSRVVTVAFILSGKMLFSVHSDDLPVFRLVRMRARSRPGSIADYMDVLLDLYATDAEYSADALEGIYESLEEVSQRVLQKEFTDQDAAAALNAIAHEEDLNGRIRRNMMDTRRAVSFLMRGRLLNSEQFDEARQILRDIESLDGHTSFLFDKVNFLMDATVGFININQNKIIKIFSVASVAFLPPTMIASVYGMNFTKFPELNWSYGYPFALALMAATAIAPLWYFKKRGWLNLN, encoded by the coding sequence ATGATCAACGTATTTGTCCTACAGAATGGCCGCCTGAACCAGGTCCCGATCGCGTCGCGCGCCGACCTGGAGAATGCCGCGCCTGTCTGGGTCGATCTGACCGATCCGGATGACGACGAACGCGCCTGGGTCAAGACAATCTACGGTGTCTCGCTGCCGGGCGAAGACGAGGTCTCGGACATCGAGGCCTCGGCCCGCTACTATGAAGCGGAAAACGGCGACCTGCACCTGCGTACCGATTTCCTGCTCGAAGAGGAAGCCGGCCCCTCGCGTGTCGTCACCGTCGCCTTCATTTTGTCGGGCAAGATGCTGTTCTCGGTGCACTCGGACGATTTACCGGTGTTTCGCCTGGTGCGCATGCGCGCGCGTTCGCGGCCCGGCTCGATTGCCGACTACATGGACGTGCTGCTCGACCTGTACGCCACCGACGCCGAGTACTCGGCCGACGCGCTCGAGGGCATCTACGAGAGCCTGGAGGAAGTCAGCCAGCGCGTGCTGCAAAAGGAATTTACCGACCAGGACGCTGCTGCCGCGCTGAACGCGATTGCCCACGAGGAAGACTTGAACGGCCGCATCCGCCGCAACATGATGGACACGCGCCGCGCCGTCAGCTTCCTGATGCGTGGCCGATTACTGAATTCGGAACAGTTCGACGAGGCGCGCCAGATCCTGCGCGACATCGAATCCCTCGACGGCCACACGTCCTTCCTGTTCGACAAGGTGAACTTCCTGATGGACGCCACCGTCGGCTTCATCAACATCAACCAGAACAAGATCATCAAGATCTTCTCGGTGGCCTCGGTTGCCTTCCTGCCGCCGACGATGATCGCCAGCGTGTACGGCATGAACTTCACCAAGTTTCCAGAGCTGAACTGGAGCTATGGCTATCCGTTCGCGTTGGCGCTGATGGCTGCCACCGCGATTGCCCCGCTGTGGTATTTCAAGAAGCGCGGCTGGCTGAACCTGAATTGA
- a CDS encoding chorismate lyase produces MRGASLRLAKWHRHADAVGAAIATRDWLTTRGSLTARLVASSKAFRVRRLHQKTVLCSLEEARAIGLPRRERVWEREVLLCCDGQPVVFGHTVVPMSATASDWPLFSALGERSLGTTLFYDPLVTRGPLEYARLRPGHPLLARLRAALGEAAYAAAERALDGGLFHARRCVYRRRQGLLMVTEVFLPAVLDLAGATIKNAK; encoded by the coding sequence GTGAGGGGCGCTTCGCTGCGGCTGGCGAAGTGGCATCGCCATGCCGATGCCGTCGGTGCCGCTATCGCCACGCGCGACTGGCTGACGACCAGGGGCTCGCTGACGGCGCGCCTGGTCGCCAGCAGCAAGGCTTTCCGCGTGCGGCGCCTGCACCAGAAAACGGTGCTGTGCTCGCTGGAAGAGGCGAGGGCGATCGGCCTGCCGCGGCGCGAACGGGTCTGGGAGCGCGAAGTCCTGCTGTGCTGCGACGGCCAGCCGGTGGTGTTCGGCCACACCGTGGTGCCGATGTCGGCGACCGCGAGCGACTGGCCGCTGTTTTCCGCGCTGGGCGAACGCTCGCTCGGCACGACCCTGTTTTACGACCCGCTGGTGACGCGCGGGCCGCTGGAGTATGCCCGGCTGCGGCCGGGCCACCCCCTGCTGGCGCGCCTGCGTGCGGCGCTGGGCGAGGCCGCCTATGCCGCGGCCGAGCGTGCACTGGACGGAGGGCTTTTCCACGCGCGGCGCTGTGTCTACCGCCGCCGTCAGGGCCTGCTGATGGTCACCGAGGTATTCTTGCCGGCCGTGCTCGATCTGGCTGGCGCAACAATAAAGAACGCGAAATAA
- the aroQ gene encoding type II 3-dehydroquinate dehydratase — MAKKLLLLNGPNLNLLGTREPAVYGAATLADIESAATAQAVAAGGSLSCFQSNHEGALIDRIHAAREEGIEAIVINPGGLTHTSVALRDALAAVAIPFIEVHISNIYQREAFRHHSYLSALARGTICGLGIDGYRFAIDFALK; from the coding sequence ATGGCGAAAAAGCTACTGCTGCTTAACGGTCCCAACCTGAATCTGCTGGGAACCCGAGAGCCTGCGGTGTACGGCGCGGCGACGCTGGCCGACATCGAAAGCGCTGCAACGGCCCAGGCTGTGGCAGCGGGCGGGTCGCTTTCCTGCTTTCAGAGCAACCACGAAGGTGCGCTGATCGACCGCATCCATGCCGCCCGCGAGGAAGGCATCGAGGCGATCGTCATCAATCCTGGCGGACTGACCCACACAAGCGTGGCCCTGCGCGATGCGCTGGCAGCGGTGGCGATTCCGTTTATTGAGGTCCATATCTCAAATATTTATCAGCGTGAAGCATTCCGCCATCACTCGTATTTGTCGGCACTTGCCCGCGGCACCATTTGCGGGCTGGGAATCGACGGATATCGGTTTGCCATCGACTTCGCGCTTAAATAG
- the mpl gene encoding UDP-N-acetylmuramate:L-alanyl-gamma-D-glutamyl-meso-diaminopimelate ligase — protein MGGLAVLAKEAGHRVTGCDANVYPPMSTQLEAQGIELIQGYGPEQVSLNPDLYVVGNVMTRGNPLIEEILNRGLPYVSGPQWIGEHILREKWVLAVAGTHGKTTTSSMLAWILEDAGYAPGFLIGGVPMNFGISARLQGATDAKAKSDFFVIEADEYDTAFFDKRSKFVHYHAKTAVLNNLEFDHADIFPDIGAIETQFHHLVRTVPGIGRLVVNGDEASLARVIKRGCWSEKETFGLSGGVNWTLVEHPGGSSFDVVFNNEVQGTVHWDLTGKHNRSNALSAIAAARHVGVPVAQAVDSLSRFQSVKRRMEVRGVVNNVTVYDDFAHHPTAIATTVGGLRQKLGNGGEKSGRILAVLEPRSNTMKLGAMKDALPGSLKDADLVFGFGSQQALGWSLADALKPLGAIAHSFDQIDYLVQAVVQAAQPGDHILVMSNGGFGGVHQKLLEALA, from the coding sequence ATGGGCGGCCTGGCGGTTCTGGCGAAAGAGGCAGGACACCGCGTTACCGGTTGCGACGCCAACGTCTATCCTCCGATGAGCACCCAGCTCGAAGCCCAGGGCATCGAGTTAATCCAGGGCTATGGCCCGGAGCAGGTCTCCCTGAATCCCGATCTGTATGTCGTCGGTAATGTGATGACGCGCGGTAATCCGCTGATCGAGGAAATCCTGAACCGCGGCCTGCCTTATGTGTCCGGTCCGCAGTGGATTGGCGAACATATCCTGCGCGAGAAATGGGTGCTGGCAGTCGCCGGCACGCATGGCAAGACCACGACCTCCTCGATGCTGGCCTGGATCCTGGAAGACGCGGGTTATGCGCCCGGCTTCCTGATCGGCGGTGTGCCGATGAACTTCGGCATTTCGGCGCGCCTGCAAGGGGCAACCGACGCCAAGGCGAAGTCCGACTTCTTCGTCATCGAAGCCGACGAATACGACACCGCCTTTTTCGACAAGCGCAGCAAGTTCGTGCACTACCACGCGAAAACGGCCGTGCTGAACAACCTCGAATTCGACCATGCCGACATCTTCCCGGACATCGGCGCCATCGAGACCCAGTTCCACCACCTGGTACGCACCGTGCCGGGCATTGGCCGCCTGGTGGTCAACGGCGACGAAGCCTCGCTGGCGCGGGTGATCAAGCGCGGCTGCTGGAGCGAGAAGGAAACTTTTGGGCTGTCCGGCGGCGTCAACTGGACGCTGGTCGAGCATCCGGGCGGTTCCAGCTTCGACGTCGTCTTCAACAATGAAGTGCAGGGCACGGTCCACTGGGACCTGACCGGCAAGCACAATCGCTCGAACGCGCTGAGCGCGATCGCCGCCGCGCGCCACGTCGGCGTGCCGGTGGCGCAGGCGGTCGATTCGCTGTCGCGTTTCCAGAGCGTGAAACGGCGCATGGAAGTGCGCGGCGTGGTCAACAACGTTACCGTCTACGACGATTTCGCCCACCACCCGACGGCGATCGCCACCACCGTGGGCGGCTTGCGCCAGAAGCTGGGCAATGGCGGGGAAAAATCGGGACGCATCCTCGCCGTGCTCGAGCCGCGCTCGAACACGATGAAACTGGGTGCGATGAAGGACGCGCTGCCGGGCAGCCTGAAGGACGCCGACCTGGTGTTCGGCTTCGGCAGCCAGCAGGCGCTGGGCTGGTCGCTGGCCGATGCCCTGAAACCGCTGGGCGCCATTGCCCACAGCTTCGACCAGATCGATTACCTGGTGCAAGCCGTCGTGCAGGCGGCCCAGCCGGGCGACCACATCCTCGTGATGAGCAATGGCGGCTTCGGCGGCGTGCACCAGAAACTGCTCGAGGCGCTGGCCTGA
- the accB gene encoding acetyl-CoA carboxylase biotin carboxyl carrier protein translates to MDLRKLKTLIDLVAESDIAELEVTEGESKVRIVKSSAMPQGQMVMMPSNGVQQFSAPAQAPAASAAPAAAPAPAVAVETGHVVKSPMVGTFYRSSAPGAAAFVEVGTNVKEGDTLCIIEAMKLLNEIDADVSGVVTKILVENGQPVEFGQPLFVIG, encoded by the coding sequence ATGGATCTACGTAAACTCAAGACTTTGATTGACCTCGTCGCCGAATCGGATATCGCTGAACTCGAAGTGACCGAAGGCGAAAGCAAGGTCCGCATCGTCAAGTCGTCCGCAATGCCCCAAGGCCAGATGGTCATGATGCCGTCGAACGGCGTCCAGCAGTTCTCGGCCCCCGCGCAGGCGCCAGCGGCATCGGCCGCGCCGGCCGCCGCGCCCGCCCCGGCTGTTGCCGTGGAAACCGGCCACGTCGTCAAGTCGCCGATGGTTGGCACCTTCTACCGTTCCTCCGCTCCGGGCGCTGCCGCCTTCGTCGAAGTCGGGACGAACGTCAAGGAAGGCGATACCCTGTGCATCATCGAAGCGATGAAGCTGCTAAACGAAATCGATGCCGATGTGTCTGGCGTCGTGACCAAGATCCTCGTGGAAAATGGCCAGCCAGTCGAATTCGGCCAGCCGCTGTTCGTGATCGGCTAA
- a CDS encoding energy transducer TonB: MIGLAASVVAHAVLLAIRFAAPDAFRLEPADPGLEVILVNAKHANAPSKAEALAQANLEGGGTADAGRSKSPLPDLRRNENGDSIKALQQRIAELEEEQQNKLTQVRNTAFKAAPVTDKDKPEPTRTGHDDLETMKQIARQTAEITQTIEDQNKRPKRTHISPSTRQVGYALYYKAMQKQVEEVGTLNFPQKNGKKLYGELVVSIPVFQDGTIYQKEGGPRIERSSGNPALDRAALDIVRRAAPFGAFPQNMRTSGKDDLWIVITRFTFTREEKVKAQLQDKA, from the coding sequence ATGATCGGCCTGGCCGCCTCCGTGGTGGCGCATGCGGTCCTGCTCGCCATCCGCTTCGCTGCGCCCGATGCCTTCCGCCTGGAGCCAGCCGACCCCGGCCTGGAAGTCATCCTGGTCAATGCCAAGCACGCCAACGCGCCAAGCAAGGCCGAGGCCCTGGCCCAGGCAAACCTGGAGGGCGGCGGCACGGCCGATGCGGGCCGCTCCAAGTCGCCACTGCCGGACCTGCGCAGGAACGAGAACGGCGACAGCATCAAGGCCTTGCAACAGCGGATTGCCGAGCTCGAGGAAGAGCAGCAGAACAAGCTGACCCAGGTGCGCAACACGGCCTTCAAGGCGGCGCCGGTCACCGACAAGGACAAGCCGGAGCCCACCCGTACCGGCCACGACGATCTGGAAACGATGAAACAAATCGCGCGCCAGACGGCCGAGATCACACAAACCATCGAAGACCAGAACAAGCGCCCGAAGCGTACTCACATCTCCCCGAGCACGCGCCAGGTCGGCTATGCGCTGTACTACAAGGCGATGCAAAAGCAGGTGGAAGAGGTCGGCACACTGAACTTCCCCCAGAAAAACGGCAAGAAGCTGTATGGCGAACTGGTGGTGTCGATTCCCGTCTTCCAGGATGGCACCATCTACCAGAAAGAGGGCGGACCCCGCATCGAGCGCAGTTCGGGCAATCCGGCGCTCGACCGCGCGGCGCTGGACATCGTACGCCGCGCCGCGCCCTTTGGCGCCTTCCCGCAAAACATGCGCACTTCCGGCAAGGATGACCTCTGGATCGTGATCACGCGCTTTACGTTTACCCGCGAGGAAAAGGTGAAGGCGCAATTGCAGGACAAGGCATGA
- a CDS encoding ribonuclease catalytic domain-containing protein yields MNLFFEESGDFKVGSVLSTAGEAHQVELSSGKRTKVKTKDVLLQFEKPAPDVLLEEAKGIAAEVDLDFLWEVAGQEEFGFAELGAEYFGHAPLPAEAAGLVLALHNAPIYFYKKGRGRYKAAPEQSLRAAQAGIEKKKQQALVQAAYVEELKAGKLPEAMQPIVAQLLFKPDKNTIEYKALEAAANELQTTAPRLMLATKGIASPKDLHMGRFLFEQFPRGAGFPALPVPSAPTSLPTANVAAFSIDDVTTTEIDDAFSVEHLLDGTVRVGIHIAAPGLAIKPDDAIDKIARSRMSTVYMPGDKITMLPDEVVNAFTLAEGTTCPALSLYATLNPQDWSVISTTTRAELVPIANNLRHNDLDALVNEETLESGAGEYPHKAELSLLWKWALQLEAGRMKKREAFGLKPEQANRVDFNFYVEDDVVSIVRRKRGAPLDKIVAELMIFANSTWGKLLHDSGVPGIYRSQGAGSGAGWAAKMQVRMVTHAAPHQGLGVDQYAWSTSPLRRYTDLVNQWQILACAEHGVTAPLVAPFKPRDATLFSIVSAFDAAYSAYNDFQQTMERYWCLRWLGQEQAKQVDAVVLKEDVLRLVDIPLVIRLAGMPPVARGAQVRLDIVRWDEVDLTLEARLLEVCAAPVDEALAAEEEEGEAAAGDSGEAAVEEVVEAEGAVAAVSTDDAAPVNP; encoded by the coding sequence ATGAATCTATTTTTTGAAGAATCGGGCGACTTCAAGGTCGGCTCGGTGCTGTCCACGGCCGGTGAAGCCCATCAGGTCGAACTGTCGAGCGGGAAGCGGACCAAGGTCAAAACGAAGGACGTACTCTTGCAATTCGAGAAACCGGCACCCGACGTGCTGCTCGAGGAAGCCAAGGGCATTGCCGCCGAAGTCGATCTCGATTTTCTTTGGGAAGTAGCCGGCCAGGAAGAATTCGGTTTCGCGGAACTCGGCGCCGAATACTTCGGCCACGCGCCGCTGCCTGCCGAGGCCGCCGGCCTGGTGCTGGCCCTGCACAATGCGCCCATCTATTTCTACAAGAAGGGCCGCGGCCGTTACAAGGCGGCGCCCGAGCAATCCCTGCGCGCGGCCCAGGCCGGTATCGAAAAGAAAAAGCAGCAAGCCCTGGTGCAGGCGGCCTATGTCGAAGAACTGAAGGCCGGAAAATTGCCGGAAGCGATGCAGCCGATCGTGGCGCAATTGCTGTTCAAGCCGGACAAGAACACCATCGAATACAAGGCGCTGGAAGCGGCGGCCAACGAACTGCAGACCACGGCGCCGCGCCTGATGCTGGCAACGAAGGGCATCGCTTCGCCCAAGGACCTGCACATGGGCCGTTTCCTGTTCGAGCAGTTTCCGCGCGGTGCCGGTTTCCCGGCGCTGCCGGTGCCGAGCGCTCCGACCTCGCTGCCAACGGCTAATGTTGCCGCCTTCTCGATCGACGACGTCACCACCACCGAGATCGACGACGCCTTCTCGGTCGAACACCTGCTTGACGGCACCGTGCGCGTGGGCATCCACATTGCCGCGCCGGGCCTGGCGATCAAGCCGGACGACGCCATCGACAAGATCGCGCGCAGCCGCATGTCCACCGTCTACATGCCGGGCGACAAGATCACGATGCTGCCGGACGAAGTCGTCAACGCCTTTACCCTGGCCGAAGGCACGACCTGTCCGGCACTGTCGCTGTACGCGACCCTGAACCCGCAGGACTGGTCCGTCATTTCGACCACGACCCGCGCCGAACTGGTGCCGATCGCGAACAACCTGCGCCATAACGACCTCGATGCGCTGGTCAACGAGGAAACGCTGGAAAGCGGCGCCGGTGAGTATCCGCACAAGGCGGAACTGTCGCTGCTGTGGAAATGGGCGCTGCAGCTGGAAGCGGGACGCATGAAAAAGCGCGAGGCGTTCGGCTTGAAACCCGAGCAGGCCAATCGCGTCGACTTCAATTTCTATGTCGAGGACGACGTCGTCTCGATCGTGCGCCGCAAGCGCGGCGCGCCGCTCGACAAGATCGTCGCTGAGCTGATGATTTTCGCCAACAGCACCTGGGGCAAGCTGCTGCACGACTCCGGCGTGCCGGGCATCTACCGTTCGCAGGGCGCTGGCAGCGGCGCCGGTTGGGCAGCAAAAATGCAGGTACGCATGGTCACGCACGCGGCGCCGCACCAGGGCCTCGGTGTCGATCAATATGCCTGGAGCACCTCGCCGCTGCGCCGCTACACCGACCTGGTCAACCAGTGGCAAATCCTCGCCTGCGCCGAGCACGGCGTGACCGCGCCCCTGGTCGCGCCATTCAAGCCGCGCGACGCGACCCTGTTTTCGATTGTCTCGGCCTTCGACGCTGCGTATTCGGCCTATAACGATTTCCAGCAGACCATGGAACGCTACTGGTGCCTGCGCTGGCTGGGCCAGGAGCAGGCCAAGCAGGTCGACGCCGTCGTGCTGAAGGAAGACGTGCTGCGCCTCGTCGACATCCCGCTGGTCATCCGCCTGGCCGGCATGCCGCCGGTGGCGCGCGGTGCGCAAGTGCGCCTGGACATCGTGCGCTGGGACGAAGTCGACCTGACGCTGGAAGCGCGCCTGCTGGAAGTGTGCGCGGCGCCGGTCGACGAGGCGCTGGCGGCCGAGGAGGAAGAGGGCGAGGCCGCCGCGGGCGACAGCGGCGAGGCGGCAGTCGAGGAAGTGGTCGAAGCCGAAGGTGCGGTCGCGGCGGTGAGCACGGACGACGCGGCGCCGGTAAACCCGTAG
- a CDS encoding YqiA/YcfP family alpha/beta fold hydrolase, with amino-acid sequence MNARPHVLYLHGFRSSPRSFKARVLQERMTAAGRAGDLICPQLPASPKAAMELALLLAERHAPGNLAIVGSSLGGFYATWLAERLGVRAVLLNPAVDPLNDLEKHVGVTTAWHSDEPFEFRREYIAELAALKVERITRPERYFLIAATGDEVLDYRDMLAHYAGARQHVIEGSDHAIPEFPQYVDEVLAFCQPAVAQAGTAW; translated from the coding sequence ATGAATGCGCGCCCGCACGTCCTGTACCTCCACGGCTTTCGTTCCTCGCCGCGCTCGTTCAAGGCGCGCGTGTTGCAGGAACGGATGACAGCCGCGGGACGCGCGGGCGACCTGATCTGCCCGCAACTGCCAGCCTCGCCGAAAGCGGCGATGGAACTGGCCTTGCTGCTGGCCGAGCGCCATGCACCAGGCAATCTTGCCATCGTCGGTTCCTCGCTGGGCGGCTTCTACGCGACCTGGCTGGCCGAGCGCCTCGGCGTACGCGCCGTGCTGCTCAATCCGGCGGTCGATCCTTTGAATGACCTGGAAAAGCACGTCGGCGTGACCACCGCCTGGCATTCGGATGAACCGTTCGAGTTTCGCCGCGAATACATAGCCGAGCTGGCCGCACTGAAGGTGGAACGCATCACCCGTCCCGAGCGCTATTTCCTGATTGCCGCGACCGGAGACGAGGTATTGGATTACCGCGACATGCTCGCCCACTATGCCGGCGCGCGCCAGCATGTGATCGAAGGCAGCGACCACGCGATCCCGGAATTCCCGCAGTATGTTGACGAGGTGCTGGCGTTTTGCCAGCCGGCCGTGGCGCAGGCGGGCACGGCCTGGTGA